One window from the genome of Ananas comosus cultivar F153 linkage group 13, ASM154086v1, whole genome shotgun sequence encodes:
- the LOC109719798 gene encoding cytochrome b5 domain-containing protein RLF isoform X3, with the protein MDDSSDFTFCKVSSQVDDDHLESPKAIPSIDNITLEDNHLDGMSMSRTENSLDGSDSHVDVAVEDEASGSLCDNESNSPQQKSNLSESATSPEVGKSGLSVNEPTQKKPLAKKPAARAKVPFEKGYSQMDWLKLTRTDPDLAGLKGRPNRQLISMDEVKQHKTTEGSIWTVLKGRVYNISPYMKFHPGELLQVLICL; encoded by the exons ATGGATGATTCATCTGACTTCACCTTTTGCAAG GTTAGTTCCCAAGTGGATGATGACCATTTGGAGTCCCCGAAAGCCATCCCCTCCATCGACAATATCACACTTGAAGACAATCATTTGGATGGAATGAGTATGTCTAGGACAGAGAACTCCCTCGATGGCAGCGATTCCCATGTAGATGTTGCAGTGGAAGATGAAGCGTCCGGCTCACTTTGTGATAATGAGAGTAATAGTCCTCAGCAAAAGTCCAATCTAAGTGAATCAGCAACATCGCCCGAAGTCGGAAAATCTGGACTATCAGTTAATGAGCCAACACAAAAGAAGCCCTTAGCGAAGAAGCCGGCGGCGAGAGCAAAGGTTCCTTTTGAAAAGGGTTATAGCCAGATGGACTGGTTAAAGCTTACTCGCACAGATCCTGATCTTGCAG GACTAAAGGGACGGCCGAATCGGCAGCTGATTTCCATGGATGAAGTCAAACAGCACAAGACGACTGAAGGTTCTATTTGGACAGTTCTGAAGGGTCGAGTCTATAATATCTCACCCTACATGAAATTCCATCCTGGAG AACTTCTGCAGGTGTTGATATGCTTATGA
- the LOC109719829 gene encoding mRNA turnover protein 4 homolog yields the protein MPKSKRNRPVTLSKTKKKGREHKEAIVNAIKQAVEDYSSAYVFTFENMRNQKLKDFREKLKSSSRIFLGSNKVMQISLGRSAAEEVKPGIHKLSKLLHGDSGLFCTKLLREEVERLFREFEEHDFARTGSIATEKIELKEGPLEQFTHEMEPFLRKQGLPVRLNKGVVELVSDFVVCEEGKPLSPEASRILRLLEVKMATFRLQLVCRWSPDDFEVYREGLDLSDIESS from the exons ATGCCCAAATCCAAGCGCAATCGACCAG TGACCTTGTCTAAGACaaagaagaaggggagggaGCACAAAGAGGCTATAGTGAATGCTATAAAGCAGGCAGTAGAAGATTACAGTAGTGCTTATGTTTTCACTTTCGAGAATATGAGAAATCAGAAGCTCAAGGACTTCAGAGAGAAGCTAAAGTCAAGCAGCAG AATTTTCCTGGGCTCGAATAAAGTGATGCAAATTTCTCTTGGGCGGTCTGCGGCAGAAGAAGTCAAACCAGGCATTCATAAACTCTCTAAG TTGCTTCATGGTGATTCTGGACTTTTTTGCACTAAACTCCTGAGAGAAGAGGTTGAAAG ATTATTCAGAGAATTTGAAGAGCATGATTTTGCAAGGACAGGGAGTATTGCAACAGAAAAG ATAGAACTAAAAGAAGGGCCACTGGAACAGTTCACTCATGAAATGGAACCTTTTCTCCGCAAACAGGGGCTTCCAGTTAGATTAAATAAAG GGGTTGTCGAGTTAGTTTCGGATTTTGTTGTGTGCGAGGAAGGGAAGCCTCTTTCACCTGAAGCATCTCGCATACTG CGACTACTTGAAGTGAAGATGGCAACCTTTCGCCTCCAGCTCGTCTGTCGTTGGTCTCCTGACGACTTTGAAGTCTACAGAGAAGGCTTGGATCTTTCAGACATCGAGTCCTCTTAA
- the LOC109719556 gene encoding probable phytol kinase 2, chloroplastic isoform X5 has product MVFLLFWPLFSSGSYAPFFAALAPGINIIRMLLIGLGIMRDESVVKSMSRHGNYRELLKGPLYYACTITLATAIFWRTSPLAIAAICNLCAGDVDLMCAHGKRPFSRWCFEKCVADIVGRQFGKEKLPYNPSKSYAGSLAMFLAGFISSIGYMHYYHSFGFVEESWFMALGFSLVSLATAFVESLPISSELDDNLTCKAPFPWRREELVVVTCPLLIK; this is encoded by the exons ATGGTATTCTTGCTTTTCTGGCCTCTGTTCAG CTCAGGAAGCTATGCTCCATTTTTTGCGGCACTAGCACCAGGGATCAACATTATAAGGATGCTTCTAATAGGACTTGGTATAATGAGAGATGAATCTGTCGTCAAATCAATGAGCAGACACGGAAATTATAG AGAACTTCTGAAGGGTCCATTATACTATGCTTGCACCATAACATTGGCTACCGCGATATTTTGGCGGACGTCTCCCTTAGCAATAGCCGCAATCTGCAACTTGTGTGCTGGAGACG TAGATCTGATGTGTGCCCATGGAAAAAGGCCATTTTCTAGGTGGTGCTTCGAAAAAT GCGTGGCTGACATAGTAGGACGACAATTCGGAAAGGAAAAACTTCCCTACAATCCCTCCAAGTCCTACGCGGGCAGCCTTGCGATGTTTCTCGCAGGCTTCATATCTTCTATCGG GTACATGCATTACTACCATTCATTCGGGTTCGTCGAGGAGAGCTGGTTCATGGCTCTGGGGTTCTCTCTCGTGTCTCTTGCGACGGCTTTTGTCGAGTCGCTCCCCATCAGTTCGGAGCTCGACGACAATTTGACG TGTAAAGCACCTTTTCCATGGAGAAGGGAAGAGTTGGTAGTAGTGACTTGCCCCTTACTGATCAAATAA
- the LOC109719798 gene encoding cytochrome b5 domain-containing protein RLF isoform X2 → MIHLTSPFASSQVDDDHLESPKAIPSIDNITLEDNHLDGMSMSRTENSLDGSDSHVDVAVEDEASGSLCDNESNSPQQKSNLSESATSPEVGKSGLSVNEPTQKKPLAKKPAARAKVPFEKGYSQMDWLKLTRTDPDLAGLKGRPNRQLISMDEVKQHKTTEGSIWTVLKGRVYNISPYMKFHPGGVDMLMKAAGKDCTSLFNKYHAWVNAEFLLEKCLVGYLDVN, encoded by the exons ATGATTCATCTGACTTCACCTTTTGCAAG TTCCCAAGTGGATGATGACCATTTGGAGTCCCCGAAAGCCATCCCCTCCATCGACAATATCACACTTGAAGACAATCATTTGGATGGAATGAGTATGTCTAGGACAGAGAACTCCCTCGATGGCAGCGATTCCCATGTAGATGTTGCAGTGGAAGATGAAGCGTCCGGCTCACTTTGTGATAATGAGAGTAATAGTCCTCAGCAAAAGTCCAATCTAAGTGAATCAGCAACATCGCCCGAAGTCGGAAAATCTGGACTATCAGTTAATGAGCCAACACAAAAGAAGCCCTTAGCGAAGAAGCCGGCGGCGAGAGCAAAGGTTCCTTTTGAAAAGGGTTATAGCCAGATGGACTGGTTAAAGCTTACTCGCACAGATCCTGATCTTGCAG GACTAAAGGGACGGCCGAATCGGCAGCTGATTTCCATGGATGAAGTCAAACAGCACAAGACGACTGAAGGTTCTATTTGGACAGTTCTGAAGGGTCGAGTCTATAATATCTCACCCTACATGAAATTCCATCCTGGAG GTGTTGATATGCTTATGAAGGCTGCTGGAAAAGATTGCACCTCTTTATTCA ATAAATATCATGCTTGGGTGAACGCTGAATTCCTGCTTGAGAAATGCCTTGTTGGATATTTGGATGTCAACTAA
- the LOC109719556 gene encoding probable phytol kinase 2, chloroplastic isoform X2: protein MKHDYAAPNKLLLYCKASHFIIACILQIDSLSILDQVLNRKLVHISVGMVFLLFWPLFSSGSYAPFFAALAPGINIIRMLLIGLGIMRDESVVKSMSRHGNYRELLKGPLYYACTITLATAIFWRTSPLAIAAICNLCAGDVDLMCAHGKRPFSRWCFEKCVADIVGRQFGKEKLPYNPSKSYAGSLAMFLAGFISSIGYMHYYHSFGFVEESWFMALGFSLVSLATAFVESLPISSELDDNLTCKAPFPWRREELVVVTCPLLIK, encoded by the exons ATGAAACATGATTATGCTGCTCCCAACAAACTTCTACTTTACTGTAAAGCGTCTCACTTCATTATAGCATGCATATTGCAGATCGATTCTTTGTCCATTTTAGATCAG GTACTGAATCGAAAGCTTGTGCATATAAGCGTCGGGATGGTATTCTTGCTTTTCTGGCCTCTGTTCAG CTCAGGAAGCTATGCTCCATTTTTTGCGGCACTAGCACCAGGGATCAACATTATAAGGATGCTTCTAATAGGACTTGGTATAATGAGAGATGAATCTGTCGTCAAATCAATGAGCAGACACGGAAATTATAG AGAACTTCTGAAGGGTCCATTATACTATGCTTGCACCATAACATTGGCTACCGCGATATTTTGGCGGACGTCTCCCTTAGCAATAGCCGCAATCTGCAACTTGTGTGCTGGAGACG TAGATCTGATGTGTGCCCATGGAAAAAGGCCATTTTCTAGGTGGTGCTTCGAAAAAT GCGTGGCTGACATAGTAGGACGACAATTCGGAAAGGAAAAACTTCCCTACAATCCCTCCAAGTCCTACGCGGGCAGCCTTGCGATGTTTCTCGCAGGCTTCATATCTTCTATCGG GTACATGCATTACTACCATTCATTCGGGTTCGTCGAGGAGAGCTGGTTCATGGCTCTGGGGTTCTCTCTCGTGTCTCTTGCGACGGCTTTTGTCGAGTCGCTCCCCATCAGTTCGGAGCTCGACGACAATTTGACG TGTAAAGCACCTTTTCCATGGAGAAGGGAAGAGTTGGTAGTAGTGACTTGCCCCTTACTGATCAAATAA
- the LOC109719556 gene encoding probable phytol kinase 2, chloroplastic isoform X4, giving the protein MSLESAVVRDTAAAALTAGVALALLRFWEELAKRGVFEQVLNRKLVHISVGMVFLLFWPLFSSGSYAPFFAALAPGINIIRMLLIGLGIMRDESVVKSMSRHGNYRELLKGPLYYACTITLATAIFWRTSPLAIAAICNLCAGDGVADIVGRQFGKEKLPYNPSKSYAGSLAMFLAGFISSIGYMHYYHSFGFVEESWFMALGFSLVSLATAFVESLPISSELDDNLTVPLTSLLVGGLVF; this is encoded by the exons ATGTCGCTGGAGAGCGCGGTGGTGCGGGacaccgcggcggcggcgctcacGGCGGGGGTCGCGCTCGCCCTGCTCCGCTTCTGGGAGGAGCTCGCCAAGCGAGGAGTCTTCGAGCAG GTACTGAATCGAAAGCTTGTGCATATAAGCGTCGGGATGGTATTCTTGCTTTTCTGGCCTCTGTTCAG CTCAGGAAGCTATGCTCCATTTTTTGCGGCACTAGCACCAGGGATCAACATTATAAGGATGCTTCTAATAGGACTTGGTATAATGAGAGATGAATCTGTCGTCAAATCAATGAGCAGACACGGAAATTATAG AGAACTTCTGAAGGGTCCATTATACTATGCTTGCACCATAACATTGGCTACCGCGATATTTTGGCGGACGTCTCCCTTAGCAATAGCCGCAATCTGCAACTTGTGTGCTGGAGACG GCGTGGCTGACATAGTAGGACGACAATTCGGAAAGGAAAAACTTCCCTACAATCCCTCCAAGTCCTACGCGGGCAGCCTTGCGATGTTTCTCGCAGGCTTCATATCTTCTATCGG GTACATGCATTACTACCATTCATTCGGGTTCGTCGAGGAGAGCTGGTTCATGGCTCTGGGGTTCTCTCTCGTGTCTCTTGCGACGGCTTTTGTCGAGTCGCTCCCCATCAGTTCGGAGCTCGACGACAATTTGACGGTACCTCTAACATCTCTGTTGGTCGGCGGTCTTGTTTTCTGA
- the LOC109719798 gene encoding cytochrome b5 domain-containing protein RLF isoform X1 produces MDDSSDFTFCKVSSQVDDDHLESPKAIPSIDNITLEDNHLDGMSMSRTENSLDGSDSHVDVAVEDEASGSLCDNESNSPQQKSNLSESATSPEVGKSGLSVNEPTQKKPLAKKPAARAKVPFEKGYSQMDWLKLTRTDPDLAGLKGRPNRQLISMDEVKQHKTTEGSIWTVLKGRVYNISPYMKFHPGGVDMLMKAAGKDCTSLFNKYHAWVNAEFLLEKCLVGYLDVN; encoded by the exons ATGGATGATTCATCTGACTTCACCTTTTGCAAG GTTAGTTCCCAAGTGGATGATGACCATTTGGAGTCCCCGAAAGCCATCCCCTCCATCGACAATATCACACTTGAAGACAATCATTTGGATGGAATGAGTATGTCTAGGACAGAGAACTCCCTCGATGGCAGCGATTCCCATGTAGATGTTGCAGTGGAAGATGAAGCGTCCGGCTCACTTTGTGATAATGAGAGTAATAGTCCTCAGCAAAAGTCCAATCTAAGTGAATCAGCAACATCGCCCGAAGTCGGAAAATCTGGACTATCAGTTAATGAGCCAACACAAAAGAAGCCCTTAGCGAAGAAGCCGGCGGCGAGAGCAAAGGTTCCTTTTGAAAAGGGTTATAGCCAGATGGACTGGTTAAAGCTTACTCGCACAGATCCTGATCTTGCAG GACTAAAGGGACGGCCGAATCGGCAGCTGATTTCCATGGATGAAGTCAAACAGCACAAGACGACTGAAGGTTCTATTTGGACAGTTCTGAAGGGTCGAGTCTATAATATCTCACCCTACATGAAATTCCATCCTGGAG GTGTTGATATGCTTATGAAGGCTGCTGGAAAAGATTGCACCTCTTTATTCA ATAAATATCATGCTTGGGTGAACGCTGAATTCCTGCTTGAGAAATGCCTTGTTGGATATTTGGATGTCAACTAA
- the LOC109719556 gene encoding probable phytol kinase 2, chloroplastic isoform X3: protein MSLESAVVRDTAAAALTAGVALALLRFWEELAKRGVFEQVLNRKLVHISVGMVFLLFWPLFSSGSYAPFFAALAPGINIIRMLLIGLGIMRDESVVKSMSRHGNYRELLKGPLYYACTITLATAIFWRTSPLAIAAICNLCAGDGVADIVGRQFGKEKLPYNPSKSYAGSLAMFLAGFISSIGYMHYYHSFGFVEESWFMALGFSLVSLATAFVESLPISSELDDNLTCKAPFPWRREELVVVTCPLLIK from the exons ATGTCGCTGGAGAGCGCGGTGGTGCGGGacaccgcggcggcggcgctcacGGCGGGGGTCGCGCTCGCCCTGCTCCGCTTCTGGGAGGAGCTCGCCAAGCGAGGAGTCTTCGAGCAG GTACTGAATCGAAAGCTTGTGCATATAAGCGTCGGGATGGTATTCTTGCTTTTCTGGCCTCTGTTCAG CTCAGGAAGCTATGCTCCATTTTTTGCGGCACTAGCACCAGGGATCAACATTATAAGGATGCTTCTAATAGGACTTGGTATAATGAGAGATGAATCTGTCGTCAAATCAATGAGCAGACACGGAAATTATAG AGAACTTCTGAAGGGTCCATTATACTATGCTTGCACCATAACATTGGCTACCGCGATATTTTGGCGGACGTCTCCCTTAGCAATAGCCGCAATCTGCAACTTGTGTGCTGGAGACG GCGTGGCTGACATAGTAGGACGACAATTCGGAAAGGAAAAACTTCCCTACAATCCCTCCAAGTCCTACGCGGGCAGCCTTGCGATGTTTCTCGCAGGCTTCATATCTTCTATCGG GTACATGCATTACTACCATTCATTCGGGTTCGTCGAGGAGAGCTGGTTCATGGCTCTGGGGTTCTCTCTCGTGTCTCTTGCGACGGCTTTTGTCGAGTCGCTCCCCATCAGTTCGGAGCTCGACGACAATTTGACG TGTAAAGCACCTTTTCCATGGAGAAGGGAAGAGTTGGTAGTAGTGACTTGCCCCTTACTGATCAAATAA
- the LOC109719556 gene encoding probable phytol kinase 2, chloroplastic isoform X1, producing the protein MSLESAVVRDTAAAALTAGVALALLRFWEELAKRGVFEQVLNRKLVHISVGMVFLLFWPLFSSGSYAPFFAALAPGINIIRMLLIGLGIMRDESVVKSMSRHGNYRELLKGPLYYACTITLATAIFWRTSPLAIAAICNLCAGDVDLMCAHGKRPFSRWCFEKCVADIVGRQFGKEKLPYNPSKSYAGSLAMFLAGFISSIGYMHYYHSFGFVEESWFMALGFSLVSLATAFVESLPISSELDDNLTCKAPFPWRREELVVVTCPLLIK; encoded by the exons ATGTCGCTGGAGAGCGCGGTGGTGCGGGacaccgcggcggcggcgctcacGGCGGGGGTCGCGCTCGCCCTGCTCCGCTTCTGGGAGGAGCTCGCCAAGCGAGGAGTCTTCGAGCAG GTACTGAATCGAAAGCTTGTGCATATAAGCGTCGGGATGGTATTCTTGCTTTTCTGGCCTCTGTTCAG CTCAGGAAGCTATGCTCCATTTTTTGCGGCACTAGCACCAGGGATCAACATTATAAGGATGCTTCTAATAGGACTTGGTATAATGAGAGATGAATCTGTCGTCAAATCAATGAGCAGACACGGAAATTATAG AGAACTTCTGAAGGGTCCATTATACTATGCTTGCACCATAACATTGGCTACCGCGATATTTTGGCGGACGTCTCCCTTAGCAATAGCCGCAATCTGCAACTTGTGTGCTGGAGACG TAGATCTGATGTGTGCCCATGGAAAAAGGCCATTTTCTAGGTGGTGCTTCGAAAAAT GCGTGGCTGACATAGTAGGACGACAATTCGGAAAGGAAAAACTTCCCTACAATCCCTCCAAGTCCTACGCGGGCAGCCTTGCGATGTTTCTCGCAGGCTTCATATCTTCTATCGG GTACATGCATTACTACCATTCATTCGGGTTCGTCGAGGAGAGCTGGTTCATGGCTCTGGGGTTCTCTCTCGTGTCTCTTGCGACGGCTTTTGTCGAGTCGCTCCCCATCAGTTCGGAGCTCGACGACAATTTGACG TGTAAAGCACCTTTTCCATGGAGAAGGGAAGAGTTGGTAGTAGTGACTTGCCCCTTACTGATCAAATAA